The Desulfatirhabdium butyrativorans DSM 18734 DNA segment GCGCCGTATCCCGTGGCAATGGCCAGCGCGAGCAAGAGAACGGCCAAAGCTGTCAGCGAAGCGATCAGTTTTTTTTGCATTCTATCGCCATCAGGTACTCATTGGTGCCTGAACGGAAATCCCGTTTTGGTTACAACCTGAGCCGGAGGGCAGACAAGTTCCCGCTGCATCTCAAAACTGCCTGCCCGCAGGCGGCGCGCTGCTCCGAATAGGGGCTTTCCGTTCTGGCACTAATTGGTCTTCATGGACCGTTCCTTGGCCAATTCCTCGGGGCTCAGGCCCCAGAAAGGCGTTCCGTCTCTGGTCAAGCGAAGCTTGTATTCAAAAAATTCGCCTTTCGAAATCTTTGCGGCCATAAAAACATCCTTCCCGTCGATCTCCGCCCATACGCCCTTGACTTTCACCTTGTCATCCCGCTTTATGCCGGTATCCCCGGGGGTAACAAACCATTTGGGACCAAGATGAACCGTGATGACATCTCCGCTTGCATCTTTGACCAGCAGTGCGATGCCAGGTGACATCCCGGGCAGGGGAACGATTTCCTTGAAGCCCATGACAACACCTTTGAAGCTTTCCCTTTGGCCTGAACGGAAATATTTGTCGTATTTGCCGCCCATCTCCCATCCGCCCGTATTCTTGGGCGTATCGGCCGCAAACAGGTTCCCAGCAAAAACGATCCAGCAAAGAATCAAAGCCGTCGCGATAAAGCGATATTCTTTGCATATTGCAGTTGATTTCACGAAAAATCCTCCTTTCCATTTTCGATACAAGCTACAGCCCGCACCGGTGATGCGTCTGCACCGTGTCCAAGCGACAACGGAAAAGCGCTGAACCAGATACCCGTTCGCGGAAGATGCACCAATCCGGTCAAATTCTCGATCAAGATTTTGCCGGCACCGAGCAGCAGCCGGTGGATCGGATAATCTTCGCTGTCTGCAGCATCGAAGGAAGGCGCATCGATGCCGACGGCTGAAATTCGTGATTGCGCCAAGACCATGGCTGCCTCCGGTTGCAGCATTGGATATCCCTGAAAATAATCCGCCGATCCCCACTGGCGCTCCCATCCCGTCTGCAGCAACAGGATGTTTAACGTGCGTATCAGCGGTTCTGCATTCTGAACGAAATCACGATCGATCAGCGGATGTCTGTCCCTGCAATCGATGACAGCCGCCTTTCCGATAAAACGATCCAGCGGAATTGCTTCGATTCCGGCCGCTCCCCGGAGAATGTGCGCCGGCGCATCCACATGCGTTCCCGCATGCGAGGAAATCCGGATCGAGCGCAGCGCATAACCATCCGCATCGATAGTGGCTTCCTGTCGAATCTGCACGTTCGGATCGCTCGGATAAACCGGCATTCCTTCATAAATCGGGTGGCTCAGATCGACATAGCGGTGTTCACGATCACCCACGAGCCTTCCCTTCCTCCAGGATTGAAATCATTGTCGGCCCGTCGATGTTTCCGCCACTCAAAATGATGCCGATTTTCCCCTTGCCTGAAAAGGCGCCGCCAAGCAGTGCAGCAAGCCCCAGTGCCCCGGATGGCTCGACGACGAGCTTCATCCGGTAGAACAGCCATCGGACGGCCTGGGCGATATCTTCCTCGCTGACCAGGACCATGTCGTCAACATGATCGAGGATCAGGGGGAACGTATATTTCCCCAGTGACGGTGTCCGAACGCCATCCGCAATGGTTTTTGGATGCTCGATGCGCTGCAGGGTTTTTGTCCGGAACGAACGGGTGGCATCGTCCGCGCCTTCCGGCTCCACACCGATCACCCGACA contains these protein-coding regions:
- a CDS encoding cyclase family protein, with product MGDREHRYVDLSHPIYEGMPVYPSDPNVQIRQEATIDADGYALRSIRISSHAGTHVDAPAHILRGAAGIEAIPLDRFIGKAAVIDCRDRHPLIDRDFVQNAEPLIRTLNILLLQTGWERQWGSADYFQGYPMLQPEAAMVLAQSRISAVGIDAPSFDAADSEDYPIHRLLLGAGKILIENLTGLVHLPRTGIWFSAFPLSLGHGADASPVRAVACIENGKEDFS